The proteins below are encoded in one region of Paenisporosarcina cavernae:
- a CDS encoding type II secretion system protein — translation MKNEKGVTLVELLASIVLVGLFGTIIWTLFFQGFSFNETEVSKQQIQQEATLLLNGIDAVHQKGKPYSITVTPTSVILSDTNSNEILFESTRQGITYELVSITKNDVVPKTESLSIDLLVKSERNTNLTAEVKTTFRKLK, via the coding sequence ATGAAGAATGAAAAAGGAGTTACGCTCGTTGAATTACTTGCTTCCATCGTCTTAGTTGGGTTATTCGGCACTATTATATGGACATTATTTTTTCAAGGTTTTTCTTTTAACGAAACAGAAGTTTCCAAGCAACAAATCCAACAAGAAGCAACGCTACTTCTAAATGGAATAGATGCCGTTCATCAAAAAGGGAAACCGTATAGCATTACTGTTACTCCAACGAGTGTTATCCTGAGTGATACAAATTCGAACGAGATTTTATTTGAAAGTACTAGACAAGGAATAACTTATGAACTAGTTTCCATAACAAAGAATGACGTAGTCCCTAAAACGGAAAGTTTATCAATTGATCTACTCGTTAAAAGTGAGCGAAATACTAACCTTACAGCAGAAGTAAAAACCACATTTAGGAAACTGAAATAG
- a CDS encoding type II secretion system protein, whose amino-acid sequence MKQLTNERGYTLLLTLVIAVLIVGFISLLLAGTLTQQTQVEKTDHNFVADDVAEMGMEYYRADILNKYVITAKEVKTAIQDAITTNPEKYVTATQVQQLEQEKEEAGINSLRGYIEAYTLSNHLVEKDKSEFQLYSVPKTSLASNAVQVKIELKGNYLEAVQLSTLSLLLPINLVNTNFNGGSGNGSGGNSYDQLFPTPDFQLPENISACDDAFSNSPCKIYDTKVNLSTIPDDTVVYFVGNLSANQTLMGLDGRNGTLYLLGNLDIQNSTNIENVNVFIQGESSYNHLEAKNAKFYYGDDLDFKIETTFTNSIIRIAGTAVQGSNSHGNKGIELDHSTLSFEGANNTISKITMNHNAKVCVANNTTIDVIDHSSGTIYVKEGVTFSPSTHLSKNYVQVLSDAEFTSTCIGTPSGGSTSVKTDINVNLENITNDVEYDIQTPE is encoded by the coding sequence ATGAAACAACTTACGAATGAAAGAGGTTATACGTTACTGCTGACGTTAGTTATTGCAGTCTTAATCGTAGGATTCATTAGCCTCTTATTAGCTGGTACGCTCACCCAACAAACACAAGTAGAAAAAACAGATCACAATTTTGTAGCAGACGATGTTGCCGAAATGGGAATGGAATATTATCGTGCCGATATTTTAAATAAGTACGTGATAACTGCAAAGGAAGTCAAAACTGCCATACAGGACGCTATAACTACGAATCCAGAAAAATATGTTACAGCAACTCAAGTTCAACAGTTAGAGCAAGAGAAAGAAGAAGCGGGTATTAATAGCCTTCGAGGATACATAGAGGCTTATACATTATCGAACCATTTAGTAGAAAAGGATAAATCCGAATTTCAATTATATTCTGTTCCCAAAACCTCACTTGCATCGAATGCTGTACAAGTTAAAATCGAGCTAAAAGGAAATTATTTAGAGGCGGTTCAATTAAGTACACTCTCTCTGTTATTACCCATCAACTTAGTAAACACTAATTTTAATGGCGGAAGTGGAAATGGTTCAGGCGGAAATAGTTATGATCAGTTATTTCCAACTCCCGATTTCCAACTTCCTGAAAACATTTCAGCATGTGATGACGCATTTTCAAATTCACCTTGCAAAATTTATGATACAAAAGTCAATTTATCAACTATTCCCGACGACACAGTTGTCTATTTCGTAGGTAATCTTTCTGCAAATCAAACACTTATGGGATTAGACGGAAGAAATGGAACATTGTACTTATTAGGAAATTTAGATATACAAAATTCCACCAATATTGAAAATGTGAATGTTTTTATTCAAGGAGAGTCCTCCTACAATCATTTAGAGGCAAAAAACGCTAAATTCTACTACGGAGATGACTTAGATTTTAAAATTGAAACCACATTTACGAACTCTATCATTCGGATTGCAGGCACCGCAGTTCAAGGTAGCAATTCGCATGGAAATAAAGGAATAGAGTTGGATCATTCTACGTTGTCATTTGAAGGTGCCAACAACACAATTAGTAAAATCACGATGAATCATAACGCAAAGGTTTGTGTTGCAAATAATACGACAATTGATGTGATTGATCATTCAAGCGGCACTATTTACGTGAAAGAAGGGGTTACGTTCTCTCCATCCACCCATTTATCAAAGAACTATGTGCAAGTACTTTCTGATGCTGAATTTACCTCCACATGTATTGGGACACCCTCTGGTGGTAGTACTTCAGTTAAAACTGATATAAATGTTAACTTAGAAAACATTACAAACGACGTAGAATATGATATTCAAACTCCTGAATAA